TGATTTGCGGTCTTCTTCGGCGGCTTTTTCGCGGGCGGGGCCGGTTCCGGTTCATCCTGGCCGGTGAGGGCGATCGCCACAACCACCCCGGCGAGCAGGACGACCCCGGCGACAAGCGAACCAAGCTGGATCTGCCGACGCCGCCGGTCCGGATCTGGCTCCGGGTCCGCAGCCGGGGCTGCCTCTCCGTCCACGGCGATGACCATCCGGGATGATTCCGCCGGGGAGTCCGGTGCTCCGGCCTGTCCGCCGCAGCCGAAGACCGCGCAACCCTCGTTCTCGATCCAGCACTCCCGGTGGTAGACCGAGTCGCATTCGGGGCAGGCCATGCGTTCGTCCCCGTCGAGCAGGGGCGTCTGACAGTACGGGCAGATCCAATCCGGCTTCCCGTCCACGATCCCGGGATCGTCCATCGGCTTCTACTTGCAGCCGGGCCGGAAGAGCTGGTCACCCTGACCGCCCCAGTCCTTGAGGCGCTGCGGGGTGACGTCGACTCCGGGTTCGTAGGTCCAGCGCTGCCGGGTCGGATCCCATTTGGCCCAGGTGATCCCCCCGCGGGACTGGCAGAGATCCCTTGGGTCGTTGTACGGCATCTCGCCCAGGTACACGGTCACCACCCCCTCCTCCGGGTAGTCCGGTTGCTTGAGGGTGGCCCGGAGACCGCTGGGGTCGAGATGCTTGGCCAGACTGCGGTAGTTGTTCCAGAACGAGTAGCGGTCGCCGCCGGCTTCCCGGATCTGGGTCCGCTTGCGCTCCGAGAGGTTCTCCCAGATCGTGCCGGCATCGAAGCCGCGAACGTCGCTGAACCAGTCCTGCATGAAGTTCTGGACCTCGCGGGCCATCTCCGCCCTGGGGATGTTCGGCAGGCGACCGTTGTCGTAGCAGGGCACCCCGTCCTTCCCGGTTCCCTGCTCGCACTTGACCTCGTCCTTCGGGTTGCCGTCACCGAAGGTGTTGGACACGATCAGGATGCCGATCAGGGCGCAGAAGGCGGCCACCCCGACCGCGATCCACCAGGGCGACCGGTCCACCCTGGCGACCGGCTCGGCCGGCGGCGGGGCCGTTCGGGCGCGGTCAGGCTCGGGGGCGATCCGCCGGCGGGGCCGCCGGGGCGGGGCGGGCTCGATCTTCTGCTTCTTCGCTGAAGGACCGGCCTTCGGCGGCACGGTCGAACCGGCCCGCGACGGCACCGCCCGATCGGTCGTCTCGGCACCCTTCGCTCCGGCGCAGCCTTCAACCGCGCAGCCGCCGGCGTCCTCCCAACAGTCCTGATGGTGAGTGGTGCCGCAGACCCCGCAGGTGGCGATCTCGTCCCGCTCCTTGATCGGGAACTTGCAGTGGGGGCAGGAGCGACCGGTCTGGCTCCTGCCCGCCGTGCCCCGCCGGGGTCCCTTGGTGCTCATCATCGGTACTCGTCCTCCTGCGCTGATTGGCTTGGGTTTTCAAGTTCATCGAGGCTGGCCATGCTCCAGCCGAGCGGGGTGCGCCGCACGAACCGCTCGATCACCTCGCCGTCGTCCCAGGTGAAGACTCCCTCGATCCCGGCGATCGGATCGACCACGTGGGCGATCTGCGACGGGTCGTTGAAGAAGTTGTGGTGAATGAAGAGATCGTGTTCGGAAAGGAAGATCCCGAAGCCGGGGTGGCTGTGGTACCAGCCGACGATGTCGGCTGCCGGATACCTCTCCTCCATCACCCGGTGAACGTGTTCCCAGCTGTCCTGGGTGAAGGTCAGGGTGGCCCGCTGTTCGTCGGCACTGATCGCGTGGATCGCCGCGTAGATCAACGGCAGATCGCCACGGGTCGATTTGTGCCCGACCAGCACCCCGCCGACCTCGCGGTCCCGGTTGTTGAAGACATGGGGAAAGATGTAGCTGCGGTCGATCTCGTCGAGCTGTGACTTGAAGCCGTCCAGGTCCCATTCCGCTTCCTCCCGATGTTCCTGGCTCATCGTCCGGACTCCGTGATCAGAACTTGCGGCTCTGCGGCCGGTCCGGCCACGTCCACTCCGAGGATCTCCTCGCAGTCGAAGCCGGGCTCGATCCCCAGCCGGGAGACCCAGGCGGCCGCATCGGTGTCGAGGGCATCCTCGATGCTGAAGGAACCGTAGGAAACGAGGTCGATCAGTCGAACCACCAGGTCCGGCAGGCTCTCCGACGCCGACCAGTCCCCGATACACACCCCGCCGTTCCGATCCGGTCCGAGAATGTTGGGGTGAAAGATCGGGGTCTGCCAGGTGATCACCGGCGGCCGACGGGGATACTCGCGATGGAGGTAGATCTCGCAACGGTGCTGGTCCGCCACGGCGACCCGGCGATTCTCCAGTCGGATGCCTGGAGCCGTGAAGCTGACCGTGTACCGGTCGGGAGGATCTCCGTTCGGCTCGAACGTGAAGAGGCCGGTTTCGGCCCGTTCACCCATCTGATGGGCATCGGCCTCCAGCCTTCGCAGCCGGGGGTTCACGCCACCACTCCCGCTCCGCGCTCCACCGGTTCGAGACGGAAGAAGATCCGCTCGAAGCCGAGCCGTCCGACCAGGACGTCCTGCTCCGGCAACCCGATCCCGGCCGCGGTCTCGCCCGCAAGCGGCGAGTCGTCCTCGACCGCGTGGGCGAACTCGATCTGCCAGGGCTCGCCGCAGTCGGGGCAGCTTCCGTCGGTGGCGGTGAGCGCATCGAGAGGGCGCAGGAACCGCCCCGATCCGCCGCAGGCGGCACACTCCGCTCCCACCGCGATCTCCTGTTCCAGCTCCAGCACCGCCTCCGGACCGAGACGGCCCCGGGCTCTGCCGAGCAGCTCGCCGAGGGTCATGTCGGGACCGACCGTCTCGGCTGCGGAAAGGTCGTAGCTGTCGTGGCTCAGGCAGTCCTCCCGCGGGGCGTAACGCACCACATAGGAGTCGTGGGTGAGGCCGACGAAACTGAAGCCGGCTCCGGCCAGGGTCGGTTCCCCCAGCCGGTCCCGGTGAAGCAGCTTGACCGCCTCCTGCACCTGAATCCCGCCGATCACGCTGGCGGTCGTCGCGTTGGTCGGGACCTTGCCCTCAAGCATCTCCTCCCGGCTGAGCAGGGCGCAGGAACGACGGGCCGCGACCAGTTGGTGGTCGCGCTCGTTCATGGTGCACTCGTAGCAGGCCGTATCCGGCGGGATGAACACGCGAACGGTGCCCATCAGGCCCTCGATCGCGCCGTCGATCCAGGGGGTCCCGGTCTTCCAGCAGGCCTGGTTCACGTACAGCCGGGCCTCCCGGTTGTCCAGTCCGGCGATCACCAGGTCGGCGTCGGCGAAGCGGCCCAGCCCGAGTGAGAGCCGAACGTCCCCGGTCACCGCCTCAATCTCCACATCGGGGTTCATCCCGATCACACGCTCGGCCAGAACCTCGGCCTTCTTCCGGCCCTCGTCACTCTCCCGGAAGAACACACAGCGGGCCAGGTTCGAGTTCTCGATCTCGTCCATGTCGACCACCACGATGTGACCGACTCCCATCAGGGTGAGGTTCTTGACAATCTCGTTGCCGAGTGCGCCCGCCCCGACGACGATCACCCTGGCCGCGGCCAGACGGGGCTGATCCCACCAGCTGATCAGGCTCTGTCGGTGGTAGCGGTCGTGCTCGTCCTCGAGCTCGATCTTGACCCGGCCCCGGGACATCGGCCTCAGCCGGCGGTGATCTCTGCGACCAGACGGAGCACGTCTCCGTCCTTCACCCCGGCGTCGGCCAGGGTCACGTTGTCGTTGATCTGCAGCCCGGTCTGCTTGTGGTGGAACTTGTAAGAGAGCGGCTGTCCATCCGGTCCGGTGGCCGGGAGCTTCATCAGTCCGACCAGCTTTCCGATGATTCGGCCCGATGCGACATCGTCCGGCATCGTCACCTCCTCGGTCTTGTTGCCGGTTGCGTCCACTACAGTCACATCCATCTGCGTTTTCCTCCTTGGGTGATAGCGGGCATCAGTTCACTCACTCGGGTCGGCCGAATGGACCAGGACATCGAAATCCGAATCTCCTCCGGTCGTTCCCATCGAGATCTCCTCGACTCCGAGACCTACGTTCCCGACCGGGAACCTCCCGGTGCCTTCCTGGGTGAGCGTCCATCTCGCGGCGAGCGGATCCAGCGGGCTGGCCAGGTTGTAGTCGCGGTACTGGATCATGTCCCCGATCTTGGCGATCAGATCGACCAGCCGGGTTGAAGGAGCCCAGTTCTCGTCGTCGACCAGGCAGTAGTACTCCCGGACGTTCGGGTGAAAGATCGGGGATTTCGGTGCTGCGTAAGGCTTCTCGGCCGGGTAGCGTCGCGGGAGGAGCAACTCCACTTCATGCTCGTCGGCCGAGGCCACCCTGACCCGATCGGTTTCCAGGTTGCCGGGCCGCTCACCCTCCAGCCGGAGTCCATCCAGCCGGTACCGGATCCGGTAGGTCTCGGGCGGGAGACGGGAACCAACCGGTTCGATCTCGACCCGGGGATGACCGGAGTAGAGCTCTCGCACCTGGGTGTAGTCAGCCTGAAGGCGCCGCAACCTCGGGTTCACGGCCCGTGCTCCTGAACTCTTTCCACAGCTGGCTCCCCCTGGGGGTCAACCTCGCTCCATGAGGTCGACGATCGGACCAGGCCATGATAGCCAGAGATCCCCGGTCGACCCCTTCCGGCTCTGTGGATGCCCAGGGTGCGGGCTGCTCAGACTACGCCGAGGGCCATCATTGCCTCGGCCACCCGGGCGAAGCCGGCGTTGTTGGCGCCGACGATGTAGTTGCCGGGGGTTCCGGCGTGTTCCGACATGTCGTAGGCAGAGGCATGGATGTCCTGCATGATCTCGAGCAGCCGGGCCTCGGTGTGCTCGAAGGTCCAGGAATCGCGGGAGGCGTTCTGCTGCATCTCGAGGGCGCTGGTTGCGACTCCGCCCGCATTAGCCGCCTTGCCGGGGCCGAACAGCACCCCGTGCTGCAGCATCACCCCGATCGCCTCGGCGGTGCAGGGCATGTTGGCCCCTTCGGCGACCACCAGGGTGCCGGACTCAGCCAGCTTGCGGGCGTCATCGCCGTCGAGTTCATGCTGGGTGGCGCAGGGCAGGGCCACCTCGGCCGGGATCTCCCAGACCTTCTCGCCGGGCACATAGGTCGCTCCGGAGCGCTCCTCCACGTAGCGGGTCAGCCGGGCCCGTTCGATCTCCTTGACCTGCTGCAGCAGCGGCAGGTCGATCCCGGCCGGATCGTGCAGGTAGCCGCCGGAATCGGAGCAGCCGACCACGGTGCCACCCAGCTGCTGAACTTTTTCCGCGGCGTAGATCGCCACGTTGCCGGAACCGGAGACGGTGACCGTCCTGCCGGAAAGGGAGAGGCCCTTGGCCTTGAGCATCTCCTCGGCAAAGAAAACGGTCCCGTAGCCGGTCGCTTCCTTGCGGACCCGGGCCCCGCCCCAGCCAAGGCCCTTGCCGGTCAGGGTGCCGGACTCATACCGGTTGGTGATCCGGCGGAACTGACCGAAGAGGAAGCCGATCTCGCGGCCGCCGACCCCGATGTCGCCGGCCGGCACGTCGGTGTACTCCCCGATGTGGCGATGAAGCTCGGTCATGAAGGACTGGCAGAAACGCATCACCTCGCCCTCGGAACGGCCCTTCGGATCAAAGTCTGAACCACCCTTGCCGCCGCCGATCGGCAGGCCGGTGAGCGCGTTCTTGAAAACCTGCTCGAAGCCGAGGAACTTGACGATCGAGGAGCTGACCGAGGGGTGGAAGCGAAGCCCGCCCTTGTAGGGACCGAGGGCCGAGTTGAACTCCACCCGGTAGCCCCGGTTGACCTGGATCTGCCCCTTGTCGTCGGTCCAGGGAACCCGGAAGATGATCTGCCGCTCAGGCTCGCAGATCCGTTCGACCAGCCGTGCTTCCAGATACTCGGGGTGCTGGCTGATCACCGGTCCGATCGTGCGGAGGACCCGTTCGACCGCCTCATGGAACTCCGGCTCCGCCGGGTTGCGGCGTTTGACCGATTCGAGAACCGGAGCCAGCCTGGGGTCCACCTGAGCAGGGACAGCGGGGGCTTCGACAGTGCCACTCATCCGAGCAACGATAGTCGGATTGTCCCGCTCGCGGCCCTCCGGGGAGGTCCGTCGGGACCTCGTCCTCCGCTCAGTAGGGCGGCAGGTCGTCGTGCCAGCGACCCAGTTCCCGGAAGGCCCGCCAGAACCGGCGCTTCGCGGTTTCCTCGTCGAGTGAGTCGTCGATTTCGGGAACGAACAGGGCGTCACAGGCCGGAGTGAACGCCTGGATCTCACCCTCCCGCGGCTCCAGCTGCCGGCCGAGCGGCACCCCGAGCCGGTTCAGCGTTTCGAGCGCCGGTCCGCCCATCACCACCAGGATCCGGGGTTTGACGATGTTGAACTCGTCAAGCAGCCGGGCGACACACTCGTCGGCGGCGTGATCCGGCTGGTCGACCGGGCACTTCTGGCAGACCGTTCCGTAAACCGTGAGCGGATCGATCCCGAGCCGCTTGAAACTCTTCATCAGGGCGTTTCCGGCCCGACCGTAAAAGGCAACTCCC
This sequence is a window from Solirubrobacterales bacterium. Protein-coding genes within it:
- a CDS encoding Mov34/MPN/PAD-1 family protein, with amino-acid sequence MSQEHREEAEWDLDGFKSQLDEIDRSYIFPHVFNNRDREVGGVLVGHKSTRGDLPLIYAAIHAISADEQRATLTFTQDSWEHVHRVMEERYPAADIVGWYHSHPGFGIFLSEHDLFIHHNFFNDPSQIAHVVDPIAGIEGVFTWDDGEVIERFVRRTPLGWSMASLDELENPSQSAQEDEYR
- a CDS encoding ThiF family adenylyltransferase, coding for MSRGRVKIELEDEHDRYHRQSLISWWDQPRLAAARVIVVGAGALGNEIVKNLTLMGVGHIVVVDMDEIENSNLARCVFFRESDEGRKKAEVLAERVIGMNPDVEIEAVTGDVRLSLGLGRFADADLVIAGLDNREARLYVNQACWKTGTPWIDGAIEGLMGTVRVFIPPDTACYECTMNERDHQLVAARRSCALLSREEMLEGKVPTNATTASVIGGIQVQEAVKLLHRDRLGEPTLAGAGFSFVGLTHDSYVVRYAPREDCLSHDSYDLSAAETVGPDMTLGELLGRARGRLGPEAVLELEQEIAVGAECAACGGSGRFLRPLDALTATDGSCPDCGEPWQIEFAHAVEDDSPLAGETAAGIGLPEQDVLVGRLGFERIFFRLEPVERGAGVVA
- a CDS encoding EsaB/YukD family protein, giving the protein MDVTVVDATGNKTEEVTMPDDVASGRIIGKLVGLMKLPATGPDGQPLSYKFHHKQTGLQINDNVTLADAGVKDGDVLRLVAEITAG
- a CDS encoding ubiquitin-conjugating enzyme E2, whose product is MNPRLRRLQADYTQVRELYSGHPRVEIEPVGSRLPPETYRIRYRLDGLRLEGERPGNLETDRVRVASADEHEVELLLPRRYPAEKPYAAPKSPIFHPNVREYYCLVDDENWAPSTRLVDLIAKIGDMIQYRDYNLASPLDPLAARWTLTQEGTGRFPVGNVGLGVEEISMGTTGGDSDFDVLVHSADPSE
- the gdhA gene encoding NADP-specific glutamate dehydrogenase: MSGTVEAPAVPAQVDPRLAPVLESVKRRNPAEPEFHEAVERVLRTIGPVISQHPEYLEARLVERICEPERQIIFRVPWTDDKGQIQVNRGYRVEFNSALGPYKGGLRFHPSVSSSIVKFLGFEQVFKNALTGLPIGGGKGGSDFDPKGRSEGEVMRFCQSFMTELHRHIGEYTDVPAGDIGVGGREIGFLFGQFRRITNRYESGTLTGKGLGWGGARVRKEATGYGTVFFAEEMLKAKGLSLSGRTVTVSGSGNVAIYAAEKVQQLGGTVVGCSDSGGYLHDPAGIDLPLLQQVKEIERARLTRYVEERSGATYVPGEKVWEIPAEVALPCATQHELDGDDARKLAESGTLVVAEGANMPCTAEAIGVMLQHGVLFGPGKAANAGGVATSALEMQQNASRDSWTFEHTEARLLEIMQDIHASAYDMSEHAGTPGNYIVGANNAGFARVAEAMMALGVV
- a CDS encoding uracil-DNA glycosylase, which codes for MPTAENEIKEKYLERAIRELNQLGSDLKSCEACTRTRVMPVLGSGHPQADIMMIKQHPTLSEVEEGVAFYGRAGNALMKSFKRLGIDPLTVYGTVCQKCPVDQPDHAADECVARLLDEFNIVKPRILVVMGGPALETLNRLGVPLGRQLEPREGEIQAFTPACDALFVPEIDDSLDEETAKRRFWRAFRELGRWHDDLPPY